A DNA window from Planctomycetota bacterium contains the following coding sequences:
- a CDS encoding sulfite exporter TauE/SafE family protein — translation MFGTALLPLVSDASLAVAQSDALPWWAWPLLLFVFCFVLGIVAILAGVGGGVLYVPLVSWLFPFHLDFVRGAGLFMALAGALTAGPRLLRNDLATLRLTLPFALVASTFSIVGALLGLGLPTHLVQLCLGILILGVTALTIASKNTERPIVSRQDAIGRALGLSGFYTDAATGERIEWKTHRTWLGLLLFALIGVIAGMFGLGAGWANVPALNLVLGLPLKLSVGSSVFILSVTDTSAAWIYFHRGAVLPMVAVPSVVGLMLGSLVGVRLLSVVKPKAIRYLVIGMLGLAGLRALLKGFGI, via the coding sequence GTGTTCGGAACCGCCCTGTTGCCTCTTGTGTCGGATGCCTCGCTGGCGGTGGCGCAGAGTGATGCGCTGCCTTGGTGGGCGTGGCCGTTGTTGCTGTTTGTGTTCTGCTTCGTGCTGGGGATCGTGGCGATTCTGGCGGGTGTGGGCGGGGGCGTGTTGTACGTGCCGCTGGTGAGTTGGTTGTTTCCGTTTCACCTCGACTTCGTTCGCGGGGCCGGGCTGTTCATGGCGCTCGCGGGGGCGCTCACGGCCGGGCCGAGGTTGCTCAGGAACGATCTGGCGACGTTGCGGCTCACGTTGCCGTTTGCGCTGGTGGCGTCGACGTTTTCGATCGTCGGGGCTTTGCTCGGGCTCGGGCTGCCGACGCATTTGGTGCAGCTGTGCCTTGGCATCCTGATTCTGGGCGTGACGGCGCTCACGATCGCCTCGAAGAACACCGAGCGGCCGATCGTCAGCAGGCAGGATGCGATCGGACGGGCGCTCGGGCTGAGCGGTTTCTACACCGACGCAGCGACGGGCGAGCGGATCGAGTGGAAGACGCACCGGACGTGGCTCGGGCTGCTGCTCTTTGCGCTCATCGGCGTCATCGCGGGCATGTTCGGGCTCGGGGCGGGTTGGGCGAATGTGCCGGCCTTGAACCTGGTGCTGGGTCTGCCGTTGAAGCTGAGCGTCGGGTCGAGCGTGTTCATTTTGAGCGTGACGGACACGTCCGCCGCGTGGATCTACTTCCACCGCGGGGCGGTGTTGCCGATGGTGGCGGTGCCGAGCGTGGTGGGTTTGATGCTCGGGTCGCTCGTCGGTGTGCGGCTGCTGTCCGTGGTGAAGCCGAAGGCGATTCGTTATCTCGTGATCGGCATGCTCGGGCTCGCGGGTCTTCGGGCGTTGCTGAAGGGTTTTGGCATCTGA